Proteins encoded in a region of the Variovorax sp. PAMC 28711 genome:
- the recX gene encoding recombination regulator RecX, with product MAFAAPSLKGRALRLLSQREHSRAELERKLKKYEEVPGTLAMALDELAAKDFISETRVVQSVLHQRAPRMGALRVRQELQQKGIAPEAIAAAVAGLQDSELARARALWLRRFEEPPVDAKARAKQTRFLLARGFSGAVVGKVFKGNVDDD from the coding sequence GTGGCCTTCGCTGCCCCGTCCCTGAAAGGCCGAGCGCTGCGCTTGCTGAGCCAGCGCGAGCACTCGCGTGCGGAGCTCGAACGCAAGTTGAAGAAGTACGAGGAAGTGCCCGGCACCCTTGCCATGGCACTTGACGAACTGGCCGCCAAGGACTTCATCAGCGAGACGCGCGTGGTGCAGTCGGTGCTGCATCAGCGCGCACCGCGCATGGGCGCCCTGCGCGTGCGGCAGGAACTCCAGCAAAAGGGCATCGCGCCCGAGGCCATCGCGGCCGCCGTCGCCGGCCTGCAAGACAGCGAACTGGCCCGTGCCCGGGCGCTGTGGCTTCGCCGCTTCGAAGAACCGCCGGTCGATGCCAAGGCGCGAGCGAAGCAAACCCGCTTTCTGCTCGCGCGCGGTTTCAGCGGCGCGGTGGTCGGCAAGGTGTTCAAGGGCAACGTCGACGACGACTGA
- a CDS encoding MurR/RpiR family transcriptional regulator, producing the protein MTSVTSSVKSTTVAQRIAEALPRLTRSHRQVADYVRSHPLQVATLPIDELAAAVGVSIATANRFARALGFEGYASFRSELVRGFEPLLAPVEQLRGNLAQPSTVAQVFATALEESHRNIEATRRTLDYGACERAVQHLLDAKTVHIAGYGASAFLAGLLQHGLDPYCADARLLPAISGVTHAARALSRGRPGDLLVAIGYPRYLTDTVTLAGIARDRGIAVLALTDRPSSPLAPLADVVLYAQTDTRYRPNCETSALAVIEALTSAVALRAPDAFQRAGNVVESLMPWLHAGQGLRAAPADRVK; encoded by the coding sequence GTGACCTCCGTAACTTCTTCCGTCAAAAGCACCACCGTGGCGCAGCGCATCGCCGAGGCGCTGCCGCGCCTCACGCGCTCGCACCGGCAGGTGGCCGACTACGTGCGCTCGCATCCACTGCAGGTCGCCACCTTGCCCATCGATGAACTGGCGGCGGCGGTCGGCGTGTCGATCGCCACGGCGAACCGTTTCGCGCGGGCGCTCGGTTTCGAGGGTTACGCGAGTTTCCGGTCGGAACTGGTGCGGGGCTTCGAGCCGTTGCTGGCGCCAGTCGAGCAATTGCGCGGCAACCTCGCGCAGCCGTCGACGGTGGCGCAGGTGTTCGCGACCGCGCTGGAAGAGAGCCATCGCAACATCGAGGCGACGCGCCGCACGCTCGACTACGGTGCCTGCGAGCGCGCGGTGCAGCACCTGCTCGACGCAAAGACCGTCCACATCGCCGGTTACGGCGCGAGCGCCTTTCTGGCGGGGCTGCTGCAGCACGGGCTGGACCCGTACTGCGCCGACGCCCGGCTGCTGCCGGCCATCAGCGGGGTGACGCACGCAGCGCGGGCCCTGTCGCGCGGCAGGCCTGGCGACCTGCTGGTCGCGATCGGCTATCCGCGTTACCTGACCGACACCGTCACGCTGGCCGGTATCGCGCGCGACCGGGGCATCGCCGTGCTCGCACTGACCGACCGCCCGAGCTCCCCGCTCGCGCCACTGGCCGACGTGGTGCTCTACGCCCAGACCGACACCCGCTATCGCCCGAACTGCGAGACCAGCGCGCTGGCCGTCATCGAAGCGCTGACCAGCGCCGTTGCCCTGCGCGCGCCCGATGCGTTCCAACGCGCCGGCAACGTCGTCGAATCCCTCATGCCCTGGCTGCATGCCGGGCAAGGCCTGCGCGCAGCGCCGGCAGATCGCGTCAAATGA
- a CDS encoding isoaspartyl peptidase/L-asparaginase family protein: MSTTPVIAIHGGAGTIAAVASGAPAARPYHDALHAIVAAAQAALLGGASALDATCLAVGMLEDCPLFNAGHGAVFTHDETHELDAAVMNGADLRAGAVAGVSHIRRPVQAARAVMEDGTHVLLGGAGAEAFARAAGLEMVDASYFSTEARRQQLRHALAADRVALDHDSAPLAEGSKFGTVGAVALDQFGHLAAATSTGGMTNKRAGRIGDTPLIGAGTYADDRAAAVSCTGSGEMFMRCVAAYDVCARMRYAGQTLQQAVDAVVLEALPAIDGRGGLIAVDKHGNLSLSFNTSGMYRAHARGAETPHTAIHR, translated from the coding sequence ATGAGCACCACCCCAGTCATCGCCATCCACGGCGGCGCCGGCACCATCGCGGCGGTCGCGTCCGGCGCGCCCGCGGCCCGGCCGTACCACGACGCGCTGCACGCGATCGTCGCCGCCGCGCAGGCCGCATTGCTGGGCGGCGCCAGCGCGCTCGACGCGACCTGCCTCGCGGTCGGCATGCTGGAAGACTGCCCCTTGTTCAACGCCGGCCACGGCGCAGTCTTCACGCACGACGAAACCCATGAGCTCGACGCAGCCGTCATGAACGGCGCTGATCTGCGCGCCGGTGCGGTGGCCGGCGTGAGCCACATCCGCCGCCCGGTGCAGGCCGCGCGCGCGGTGATGGAAGATGGTACGCACGTGCTGCTCGGCGGCGCCGGCGCCGAAGCGTTCGCGCGGGCCGCGGGGCTCGAAATGGTTGATGCGTCGTACTTCTCGACCGAGGCACGCCGCCAGCAACTGCGCCACGCGCTGGCCGCCGACCGCGTCGCGCTCGATCACGACAGCGCACCGCTCGCCGAAGGCAGCAAGTTCGGCACGGTCGGTGCGGTGGCGCTCGACCAGTTCGGCCACCTCGCCGCCGCCACCTCCACCGGCGGCATGACCAACAAGCGCGCGGGCCGCATCGGCGACACGCCGTTGATCGGCGCCGGCACCTACGCCGACGACCGCGCCGCCGCCGTGTCGTGCACCGGCAGCGGCGAGATGTTCATGCGCTGCGTGGCGGCATACGACGTCTGCGCGCGCATGCGTTATGCGGGCCAGACGCTGCAGCAGGCCGTCGATGCCGTCGTCCTCGAAGCGCTGCCGGCCATCGACGGGCGTGGCGGCTTGATCGCGGTCGACAAACACGGCAACCTGAGTCTCTCGTTCAACACCTCGGGCATGTACCGCGCCCACGCCCGCGGCGCCGAGACGCCGCACACCGCGATCCATCGCTGA
- a CDS encoding dipeptide ABC transporter ATP-binding protein, with protein MSAVIPAPERSEPASPTLALPEGRVLAVDDLTVRFSTSERVVDAVRHLSFHVERGETLAIVGESGSGKSVTSLALMRLVEYGGGRIVDGRMAFRRRNGQVLDLARASDAAMRTIRGADIAMIFQEPMTSLNPVFTAGDQIAEAIAIHQGKDRAAARAEALRMLELVRIPEARNVLDRFPHQLSGGMRQRVMIAMALSCRPSLLIADEPTTALDVTIQAQILQLIRELQTEMQMGVLFITHDMGVVAEVADRVLVMYRGDKVEAGASTQVFAAPAHAYTRALLSAVPQLGAMRGTDLPAKFELLQVDAGGAPKPPPAPHDTVRRDIPPILRVKDLVTRFELRSGLLNRVTREVHAVEKVSFDLRAGETLALVGESGCGKSTTGRSLLRLVESQRGSIEFDGRNVLDLPTRELQALRRNIQFIFQDPFASLDPRVTVGYSIMEPLLVHGIASGSAAQERVRWLLEKVGLPADHAQRYPHEFSGGQRQRVAIARALALNPKVVVADESVSALDVSIQAQIINLLLDLQRELGVAFLFISHDMAVVERVSHRVAVMYLGQIVEIGPRRAIFENPQHAYTKRLMAAVPVADPTRRNIGRTLLKGEIPSPVYPPGHEPDVQPLVEVVPGSGHFVARHPMAGGF; from the coding sequence ATGTCTGCTGTCATCCCCGCACCCGAACGATCCGAACCGGCATCGCCGACGCTCGCGCTGCCCGAAGGGCGCGTGCTCGCCGTCGACGACCTCACGGTGCGTTTCTCGACTTCCGAGCGCGTGGTCGACGCGGTGCGCCACCTGTCGTTCCACGTCGAGCGCGGCGAAACGCTGGCGATCGTCGGCGAGTCGGGCTCCGGCAAATCGGTGACCTCGCTCGCTTTAATGCGGCTGGTGGAATACGGCGGTGGCCGCATCGTCGATGGCCGCATGGCGTTCCGTCGCCGCAACGGCCAGGTGCTCGATCTCGCGCGCGCCTCCGATGCCGCGATGCGCACCATCCGCGGCGCCGACATCGCGATGATTTTCCAGGAGCCGATGACCTCGCTGAACCCGGTGTTCACCGCGGGCGACCAGATCGCCGAGGCCATCGCGATCCACCAGGGCAAGGACCGCGCCGCCGCGCGTGCCGAAGCATTGCGCATGCTCGAACTCGTGCGCATTCCCGAAGCGCGCAACGTGCTCGACCGCTTTCCGCACCAGCTGTCGGGCGGCATGCGGCAGCGCGTGATGATCGCGATGGCGCTGTCGTGCCGGCCCTCGCTGCTCATCGCCGACGAGCCGACCACCGCGCTCGACGTCACGATCCAGGCGCAGATCCTCCAGCTCATCCGCGAGCTGCAGACCGAGATGCAGATGGGTGTGCTGTTCATCACGCACGACATGGGCGTGGTGGCCGAAGTGGCCGACCGCGTGCTCGTGATGTACCGCGGCGACAAGGTGGAGGCGGGTGCTTCGACGCAGGTGTTCGCCGCGCCCGCCCACGCCTACACGCGCGCGCTGCTGTCGGCCGTGCCGCAGCTCGGCGCGATGCGCGGCACCGACCTGCCGGCGAAGTTCGAGTTGTTGCAGGTCGATGCCGGCGGCGCCCCGAAACCGCCGCCCGCGCCGCACGACACGGTGCGCCGCGACATCCCACCCATCCTTCGTGTGAAAGACCTCGTCACGCGCTTCGAGCTGCGCAGCGGCCTCCTCAATCGCGTCACGCGCGAAGTGCATGCGGTCGAGAAAGTGAGCTTCGACCTGCGGGCCGGCGAAACGTTGGCGCTGGTCGGCGAATCGGGTTGCGGCAAGTCGACCACCGGCCGCTCGCTGTTGCGTCTGGTCGAGAGCCAGCGCGGCTCCATCGAGTTCGATGGCCGCAACGTGCTCGACCTGCCCACGCGCGAACTGCAGGCGCTGCGCCGCAACATCCAGTTCATCTTTCAAGACCCTTTTGCGTCGCTCGACCCGCGCGTCACGGTCGGCTACTCGATCATGGAGCCGCTGCTGGTGCACGGCATCGCGAGCGGCAGCGCGGCACAGGAACGCGTGCGCTGGCTGCTCGAGAAGGTCGGGCTTCCGGCCGACCATGCGCAGCGCTATCCGCACGAGTTCTCCGGCGGGCAACGTCAGCGCGTGGCCATCGCGCGCGCACTGGCGCTCAACCCGAAGGTGGTCGTCGCCGACGAATCGGTGTCGGCGCTCGACGTGTCGATCCAGGCGCAGATCATCAACCTGCTGCTCGACCTGCAGCGCGAACTCGGCGTGGCGTTTCTCTTCATCTCGCACGACATGGCGGTGGTCGAACGCGTGAGCCACCGCGTGGCGGTGATGTACCTTGGCCAAATCGTCGAGATCGGCCCGCGCCGCGCCATCTTCGAGAACCCGCAGCACGCCTACACCAAGCGCTTGATGGCCGCGGTGCCGGTGGCCGATCCGACGCGCCGCAACATCGGCCGCACGTTGCTCAAGGGCGAGATCCCGAGCCCTGTCTATCCACCCGGCCATGAGCCCGACGTCCAGCCGCTGGTCGAGGTCGTGCCCGGGTCCGGTCACTTCGTCGCCCGCCATCCGATGGCGGGCGGTTTCTAG